The following is a genomic window from Vitis vinifera cultivar Pinot Noir 40024 chromosome 6, ASM3070453v1.
CCCACTTGAAGTTTGAGAAGCCTTTCTCCTCCCATTTCTCGGTTGCTCCACAGTCAATCTTCAGGTCTGCATGCAGATCATAACTATAATTCCTTTTTCTTAAAGCATAGATAAATCTTGTACAGAAATATAGGAATAAACCCAGTTGAATACAATCTTGGTTCCTAGATACAAACAATGAAATCTATATGGACTCTTGAAAGCTATTATTGCCATTTAAAGGAACAGTGGAGCACTTAGATGACCATCAccagaaattttgaataaagcCATGCATCCAAAGCAAACCCCACTAAACCTCTATGCCATGCATGGATGGTTAACACTTAACACTGAAAAGATATCCTATTGAAATTCGAAATCTAAAAAGTAAACAATTTGAAGTAGCTTAATTACCACTTGGATGATAGGATTGGAGGTGAGGAAGGGAAAGCAACAGCAACACCATGACTACAATACACTTGCCCATTGTGTGTTTGTAGGAATTAGAACCAAAGGAACATTTATACCATTCCAATTTGGAAGAttacaaaagcaaaagacaTTGCCATTGAGAAGATTACAGAAACAAGAGACATGAGGAATGGACAGTCTCATAATTCCAAGCCATTAGCTGGCAAAATATATTAAGACCAGCAGCAAAGAAATACTGACATTTGGGTGTCCATGGACCCTGCTCCTGCTATGAATTAGGATACCCATATTCTTTGAGAATATCCTTATTCACATTTTACTGGGAATATCTGTATTCATTGGACCATTGCATTTGACCTATTTGAATTTTCTGAGAATACTTAAGATGGTTGATCCACTGCAAAcaatgatttatatatatatatatatatatatatatatatatatatatatatacaatttcCTTGAATTCTCAAACTGTAATGAAATGTTTAAAAGCAACGTTAGAATTTTGTTTCATCATTGACCATGGTTGATTGTCTTCcataaaactatatataattttccattttcaatgATAAAAGTAACAATAAATGTGATGAAACAATTAATAATCTTTTCatgctttaaaaattaaaacatcaTTACAGTTAGGAGTCCATGGCCAATGTCTTATTTTCTTGCATTTCTTGATGGCTGGGCCAAATTCTCAACTGTTGAAGCCGAAATATTTCCCCCAAGAAGAATGGTCACCAGGCTACAAATGCTAATGGTATGGCTGCTCTTCAAACTGGTTAATACTTTATACATAACAATATCATCACACTAGATGCCTTGCACCAAAGAActggtaaataaaaaattaactattaTTTGAAATTAGGAGAATATCTATTTCTGCCCCTCTTGAGTTTAAAAGATGAGCTGCAGATGCGGGTACAAATCAATCCACACTTCACCTCACCTATCTAAAAATGAAGGCTTCTTTCTGTTTAACTTTGTTCTTcaggattttaattttattgggaATCAAGATTGTGAGGTCCCCAAAACCAAGCCTTTCAATGATGGCATTAAACTCTCCAGAAGTTCCCGTTTACTCAAAATTCTATCCGCTGTGCAATCTTGTTCCTGGCCAAGAAGAGAAGGGCAAATCAGCAGAGGGAAAAAACTAATGAATCCGTGGATTTCAATTTCTAACATATAATACAAAGGTTATCATAACATAGTATTGTTATCAGATCCTGAACTTAGAGAGGGGTGTTTGAGAAGTCAactaaataacttaaaatgacttCATTTAAGTTATTTAGTTCATTAAGATCATGTTCGACAAAACTTGATGTTTAATGATTTAagatgattttaaattaaattaaacttagaTTGTTAGCTTAGAACTTATTGTTAATTCTTATTTTCCATATTAAGATTCTTTAGTACACcgacttaaatttttttataaattattaaattaacagATTTACCTTCTTATTGAGATTATATAACAGAGGGAcagggaaggaaagaaacatggGCAACTGAAACCAAAAGATATTTGGGATTTAAAAATAGCTATTTATTATGACATATTACTTTAAGCCATTATGAACTTGAAGTTgcaatattaagttattttaccataCTTAACAtgcttaatgatttaaattaagtcattCAATTGATTTACTAAACACCCTCTTGTTAGTCTATCTTGAAATCTACTTCCAAACCCATAACAAGGACAGAAATATCTGGAAGGGAAACAAAAAGAGACATTTTGAGTCACATTAAAGCCTGAGCTTGTGTAGGGTGTATGCAAGATGGATTAACCAACTCAAGTGTCTGTAGGACCAAGCAAAATGCAAAATGTGTAACTCACATCATCTGTTGCAGCAGACATCAGTGCTAAAAGGGTCACCGTTGCAGTGTGGTAATCCATTAAGATATTGTATGCTGAATCATCAAGCTTATCCTGAAAAATGATCATACAAATTTGAGACAAATCAGAAACAAAATTATCCTATTGAGAATGATATAATACAACAGCATATAAGCAATATGTATATATTTCTAACTTAATACTGTTCAGCAAATGGCAAATTAAACTACTCTTCAACTccacaaaataaatattaaatattcattGGAATACATATCAAGCCATtagataaaacaaaatatattccTAATACAACATACCTAGTGTTCAAGGGGCATGGCCGAAGTTAAGTTGAAATTATCCCCCTTTTTCTACTATATTACATGGACACCCAACCCCCTTTTCCAGTtgttattagaaaattttgagggTTTCAAGTTCAACAACCAATAGTTGTCAGTTGCAACTCCTAAaactatttcttattttcaagaATCATCAGCCTTTATAATCATTTCTAGACTTGGGGATCTAGTTCACAGTTTTGGGCTtcacatattttaaaatgtttgattttatggaggaagagctttttttttttttgataaataaaccTGAAGTAAATTATCAAAAGGCAAACaaccacaaagcatacaggatgTATACAAGATAGCCTAAACCTCTAAGAGCAAGCTTTGAAACAAAAAACCTCACCAACCCTTAAGTGGAAGCTAACCACTCCAAAAAACCTATAAGAGAcgaggactcctctccaatatacactctagcccaactccacaaattacatacaaaattttttttgaatttctatACTGCTAAAgaaccccccctaaaagctaatctattcatttccttccaaaccgtctaaaaaatacacaacggaatggatttccaaatctttttcctttttttgcccacaaaagggTCCCTCCAAATAAATAACACCTCTTTTATTGTTTCAAGGAACACCCACTGAATGCCAAACAAGGCAAGGACAATCTCCCAGAGGACTCTGCCCACTATatagtgtaaaagaatatgatttatagtttcttcttcacaaccacacaaaaagcaaCGATTTGGGAGCTGCCACCCTCTTTTTTGGAGTCTATCTAGGGTAAGAACCTTCCCCCACattgcctcccaagcaaaaaaggcaACTTTGGTTAGGActctatccacccaaatgcaatTCTTCGGGAAGGAAATGTCATTGGGAGCAATCAGCAGATTGTTAGCTTCCTTAATATCAAACATTCCATTTCCCCCACCCTTCCAAGTAACTTAATCCTCCGCTAAAGTTAGCATGTAGCCCCTCAAAATAGTTAACAAATCTCCTACCaaatccagctcccaatcattaaaagctCTAATGAATCTTAGATTCCATCCTCCCTGACCAAAAGTCGAATCCCACACTTCATCCACCGTTGCATTCCTATGGACAGCTAAAGCATATAATTGGGGAAAGCTTTGGGACAACTCTGCAATGTCACACCAATGATCAGTCCAGAATCTAATTTTAGTACCATTACCAACTTTGAACTCTATATTTTCCCAACACCAATTtgtttccttcaaaatctccttccaaacgtCCCATTAGCCTCATTTGTCCTCCAACCAAGGCTCTCTTGCCCATACTTCACCGAAATCATCTTCTTCCAAAGGTTTTccttctgataaaaaaataactttatttgcatACAGACATTAGATATTATTTTGTTCCAAAAAAATTCAGAGCACAACTTTTTTACTCAAAGGAACACTAAGCTCAGTACCactagtatttttttatttttttttatcagaagtACCACTAGTATTTTCAAAACCTattcataaatcaaattataatctTCAATGTAGAAAGAGATGATCACTAGTAGATTTCTCTCTTATGATGCTTAGCGCAACTTACCACACCATTGCACAAGTGCATAGTTTGATTATGCCAATAAGTTGCAAAGCACATGATACTTTGTTTACCAATTACATCTATATTCCTGTATGGGCACCACTGTACTTTGGAAGAGTCAGTGACATTCCCATTTTTGTTGTCATTCATAAAGTCCAACATTAAAAGGTAAACCAATTACTATCTTGAAAATCCATGATTAACAGTATAAGGACATAGCCTTGCTCGTATCCTCTCAAAAATTTCTCTCCCCAAggtattttatattaaaaaaatcataaatacatGGGATCCTCCTTGAGAAACATATCCTCTTACTCTAAAGCCCATGTTTGTATCAATAAGCCACAATTCACTTCACGTGGCTGAATATAGTCTCGTTAATCCTCCTACAAGCCTACATGTAAGAGATACAAATTCTAGCCACATGGATACAAGCTCCGATACAACACAAGTTACTGCCTGATCTTTCTCACGAGGTAATTTATTATGTTATAAAGTTGTTCTTCTTATCAGCTAGAGATGTAGTTAAGGGCACATACCACTTGCCCCATATGCAACAACTAATCTCTTCACTCCACCCTTGACATCGAAAAGAAAATGGATAGGGATAGCTATTAAATCTGACAGTAAGTCTCAATCCTAAAACCGCTTTGATATGTTTGATCAGTCATGGTTACCTAGTTTAGAACaacttattttgtaaattttcatgGTTCAGAAGCCCATCAGGTTCCACATGGTGAAATGAGACAGTATCTCAGAATAATGTCAGTAAGATGCATCATTGAAAATTTTGCACAATTAAGGGATCAACAAGTCCCTATGAATTCAGCCAATTTTATTGAAAGTGGAacccaaaataaaaaagcaGCAAGAGTCTTTCACTCTGAAGATGTATAGCATTGATCTACAAAAAATTATTCCCCCATAAAGACATCCACGATACACATGCTGCACAAATAGTGAGAGAAGTATTCCAATCATGTCTCCAGAATCAACATTTCcagaaaaccaaagagaataTGTAGAGTGAATAATCTCTTTAGGGTACAACTTATTGATATAAAGTACACTCCATACCTTCAATCGGGAAACAGCAATAGAAATGGCCCTTCCAGGGGCTTGAAGAGCTCTGTTATGAATCTATGAGCAAGAAAATCCATGctcagaaaaggaaaaggaaaaagaaaaatggtgaaGATTCAAACATGCAGTAATATGTACTAACTGACCTGTACATAAAGCAGAGAAACAACTTTTGGTAGAAGGGAAACAGGGTCACTTTCAGCAGACACTTGAGATGTCAAATCCTGATAAtggcaatgataaaaattattcaagGTATACATGAGCAAGATAAAAGGGTGTATTTTCCACCATCTGAATCATTTTTCGAGCATTactaaaaaaggaaataaaaaataaagaaatagagGGACTGAGTAAAACCagccttcaccattaagaaagCTAGTCATTTCTTACTTTTAGGCACTACTTCAAATGTTGCAACACAAATTTAGAGTTTCACAACACAATGACACAAGCTGAAGATATCAAGAATCAGAACTATATAACAACAGAACTAGTTGAAAAAGGAATAATTCGATATTTTCTTGCATCACTGACAGTTGGTGTACCTTACAATACAAATGTAGGAGTGTTCTATCCAATTTCTTAACAATCTTTGTCAACATTCATCCTTAAAGTAGCTAATCATTTCTTACTTTTCCACTATATTTTAAATGTAGCAACAGAAATTTAGAGCTCAACAGCATAACAACATATGCTGAAGATATCAAGAATGAAacctatataaatataataataataataataataataataataaataaagcaaaCCTATTTGTGAAGAGAACAGTTCAATTATCTTGAATTATTGACAGTAGGTGTACCTTACGATATGAATGCAGGAGTGTTCTTTCCAATTTCTTATCAAGCTTTTTCAAGAGTAACCCACTGCAAAAATGCATCACAAAATGCACATGCTAAGTGCCATGTTAATACAGATGCTCCCCAGTAACCATGGAAGCTACATAACAggaacacacacacacacacacacacacacacatatatatatagagagagagagagaataaagCACCATACTACCTGTCTTCTGCCATCTCATCCAGTGAAGTCATGAATATTTCCACCCGCTGTTGCATAAAACATTCAAGTTTTCAACACATTGCAGTAAACACAACAAACGAAGTAATTCACAATAGACGAAAAGTTATACCAATGGAAGAAATATACCTTACATAGGCTGTATAGATGAAGTAACAATAAGAttaaaatacatacatacatacatacatgcatgcatatatatatatatatatatatatatatatatatatatatatatataagaaactaATTTCATTGCATTGAATCAAGCTTAACAGTTTTTAATGGGCAACAAAGACAACAACTCAACAGTTTTAAACAACAATTTCTTACATAAGGTTTGATAAGAAGCAACAATTGCTGCAATCTTGAAAAGACAAGAACTTAACAGTTCTAAATTATCAAAGCCCTTTGTTATTTAATGGGCAAAATAACTTTgttacaaaaaaataagaaagcaCAAGCTAGAACCTGAATGACTAGCTGACTATCCTCAGAAAGTGAACTgataaaatgaatcaatttaaataaatagcaAACTATTTCATTAAAACAGATGTGAGTTAAACACAtcagaaaaaaattcaataaaccaAATAcaaactcaaattaaaaaaccttTTAACTTCAGGACCACCCATAGGAGTATGGCCATCTGCAATTTATGATTCATCTTCTGAAGGGAAAAATGACGCTCTATATAGTTTCcatacaaacaataaaaaatgtttatctTTAGCTAAGCAATCAGAAGAGGACTCAAGAAGAGTTGCTTCTCTGACAACAACACTTCTAGTGAAATTTGTGTTTCTGATAAACAAGCACTAACCTTCCCTTCCAATGCTTCAACTAGTGCAAGGGCCCTAGCTGACAGAGATCCAGGCAAACTCTTTGCCTGCCAAAGCAAAAAAGACCTATAGTAAATTGTATGTGACCAGCATAGAGACAATCTTCCTAAATGATGACTTTAGTGTATATCAATTTACACCCATAATTATCAGATATGGCAATATCTAATAGGATATTAATAATACAAGGCTACATCAGGGAGTGGATTAGTTCATACAAGAGCAATTCTTTCTCCTGAAGTAACTGAAATGGACTCTGAATTCTGAGATTCTTCAACTTCAATTCCATTCTTCAATTTGTTATGCACATCCTGCACCCAAACATGGTTTTAGGTCCTTTATTCAAATTATCATGAAGTTTAACCTTAGAGCATGACAAACTTAATTAGAAAAGAACAGAGCACGTCTACTACCAAATTAAGTAAAACCATGTCCACAATAGAGGCAGCTGTTGTTCTTAGTAAATGTTTGTGTAAAATAACCTGCAAATCATAGGAAACCATTTTTACCCATTCATCACTGATAGTGGCAATCTCTTCAAATACaaccaatggaagaagaacttACAGAGGTTGATTGGTCATCTTCAAACAAATCTAGTGCTTTTACATAGAGCTGCATATTTAAGAAAGACTGGAGAGggggaagaagaaagaaattagcACAATGAAACACATATTAGCATAAAACAGGTACCATATTTATAGGTTCTGCAACAAACAGATGTTTACTCCCAAGAGTCTAAAtagaatagttttaaaaaccggaccggattGGCCAGTCCAACTGGTTGGACCATCAACTGGTAGCATTTCCAGTCTGGTCTACTCATTTGAGCCACATATGGATTGGGCCAGCTTCGAACCGTTCAAACCAACGGTTCAACCGTCGAACCGGCCGGTTCTATAAGAACCGGTTAACTCTACACTTGGCCCAAAATTAGATTGGGCTTGCCATACTTGGCCCAATAATGTTTATATCCACAGCCAGTCACCCAAACAAGCCTGTTATTTCCTATACAGTGGTCAAAAGCTTTATATAAAGCTTATCAGGTCTTTATTCTTCCAATGTGGGACGATGGAATAACTCATACATGTGAAAAAGGGATGGTTTTGTGCTAGGAAGGGACTCGAGCCATGGACTTGGTGATTATAAAAATGCAAACGATCCATTGTGCTATGAAACATTTTGTTAATATGTTGttgtaaaatattatacatatgcTTATTCACTTTTTGaaactttcattttttgaaacatttaaattaacataatcacataaaaataatgtaagttaaaataataaaataataaaatatataatgttTAACacagataaaattaaatattataattttccttCTATCTTAAGTATATCTTCACAGTTACATAGTAcacatttatttaataaaatgaaaaatataacatttttatatttatccttattattattttttgacaatatcaaatataaaaaatgaattattattaagtttttaaattatatatattcctaattttttataattatttttaattttatataaaataaaaattatgtatttatgacatcatcggTTTAATAGCGATTCAACCACCAGTCAAacctatataaaataaaaattatgtatttatgACATCATCAGTTTAACAGTGATTCAACCACCAGTCAAACCATTGAACCGTGAACTAGTAATTTTTCTGATTCAATAATTGgtcaaattctaaaaacattgctAAATACCCAACAACAGAGAAGGATTAGGTTCCATAAATATATACACATGCAtgcacgcacacacacacaatacatacatgcatacatacatacatacataggTTCCATAAATATATACAcatgcatgcatacatacatacatatatatacatatagacacatcctacttatcaaaaaaaaaaaaaaaaatacacacacacacacacaatacatacatacatacataggTTCCATAAATATATACAcatgcatgcatacatacatacatatatatacatatagacacatcctacttatcaaaaaaaaatagacacaTTCTGCGGACAAAACAACCATCCTACTGTGCTAACCTCATCAAGTTTCTTCTGTAAATTATCAAGCACACGCTTCATTCTCTCCGCATTCTCTGTAAACAATgcccttcttctttctttccatgAATTGAGCAGCATAGGTCTCAAATAATCTGCTAAAGGTCTAAGGATCATTTCAGGATCATCGACACCTGCCAAATTAGACCACTGTATCTGTCAAAATTGGATGATAAGTGGATGTCTAAAGATCTGAATAATTAGAATGCACAAACTTGCAAATCACTCAACAGACCTTGTTCTTCAAAATCAGGAACCATCTTTGTGATCTTCTGCATAACCCATTCTTCTGGAATGCTAAAATTGTCCTCTTTCATTTTATCTGATTCTTTCTTAGAACCAGTTTTTGAATCTGACACTCGCAAAGAAGATGTATCCTTgcctttcctttgatttttcttagaCTTTGTAGGAACATATTCCTGGTTATCTGGGCCACTTTCAGCAGCACTTGTCTTTGTATTCCCTGTGgtctttccctttttcctttttgaccCTTTTTCTATGGACTGTTTATTACTGCCACTCTCATTACTAGGTTCATTCAACTCAGTAAACCTGCTTGAATCATGTCCAGCTTTAACTTCCTTGACAGAGTGCAAATCCTCAAACACCATGCCCATAGAAGGCCCTGAAAGACTGAAGGTTTCCATCTCCTTCTCCATGTGATCAAACACATCCTAGAAATGAAGAGACAAATTGAACCCATCAGATTTCAATCAGAAACCAAATGTATGATAATAGAAGAAGTGTTGCTAGTTGCTATAAGACCAACAGAGTAATAAACCTATAATGACTAGAATAGATTGTAAGAGAAAAATAACTTCAGAAACTAAGAAGGAACTTCCAAAGACAGATGTAAAGCCAATCATTTAAATTAAACATTGGAGTAATACACACTTATCAAAAAGAACATTGTGTTTGTACATATGAACATAGGGTGACAAGGAGAGCATGAGTGTTAAGTTCTTAATTTGTCAGGTGTAACCATATAAGGAAGGTAAAAAACACCATTCAATTTGAAAGGAGAAAACTGAATATAGAGAAAGAAACAAGCCTTGAATGCCTGAAAAAACCAACTTCTACAAATTTCAGGggagaaattttgtttttttgccaCTCCTAGCAACTACTTGAACTAAAAGCTTGAAAAATAGGACTGATCTGGCAGACAAGTGTCAAAACTTTCAGGCTAAAATCTCAGGTGCCACCAAGTCACATGTATAAACTACATGCCATGATAATAGATATCAATGGTTACTGAACCCCATTAAACATTTCTGAtatcttatttcatatttacATTTATACCATCAGAAATCAGCACCAGGTCAAGCTGATCTCTCCTGACAGGTAAATTGACCCACCCATAATACCTTGCTGATTTATGCATGATTCCACTTTTCAAAACAATTCTAGATGCATACAGAGAGGGCAAATGATTTAACAGTTGGTTTCACAACTAACATCTCAATATGGTTTGTTTCCTCATAATCAGTATTTCAGGGGACTCACCTTGATAAAGCCATTGCTAAATACATAAGTTTCCCCCAGGATGAGTGCTTTATTAGACTGAAAAGAAGCATCAAATAATTAGATCAATAGATTAAGAGATTAGCGAATAGTAACAGAGTAACAGATCATTACCTTCAGTGCCAACTTAACAGATGGGCAAAGTGACAAAATCTTGCTTGCATCCTGGGCTCCGAAGGATGCTGGTAAAATAGAAAGAGAATTGATCCTGCAATAGTCCATCAGTATGCCAGAAATGAAAGCAAATCCAATGATATCAAAACATGATAGTATaagaacaattgcattcaaaacTAGGACACAAATATCCTTCCATTTACATCAGATTTAATCCAAAACAATCACCTATATAAATGTGGAGATCAGCATAGTACATAAAATTTCTGCTGATTAGAAATGCAATAACCATAAAAGCCAGAAGGATATATGGCAATCATAATATCTAGGCATCTTTCAACAGATGTAATAAATAGATATCCAACTCTTAGAAGGCAATGAGGAAGCAGTAGGGGAAGCAGGTTGAGGATGAAAGCTAGATATTCATATTACaatttttgcaaataaaatgCTCATCTCTTTCTTTTACTAGATTGATTTTATGCAACAAGTGCACAGCCTAAATTTCTGCAAATAATATCCACACTAAACTTAGAGAAACCTTGAATTTTGGAAGGTTGTTCATAACAAGCCTCATGAATGCAAAAGAGCAACTGAAATATTATAGCAGGGGGTTATGTAAGATCTAGGCTGTGGAAAGTGGCCCATGAATTTATCATATAGCATTCTGGATGGTGTTCACATGATAAACAATGAAATTCctagaggttttttttttttttgatcaataTGAAATTCCTGGAGGTTAACTCCACTGCAAAAAGGAATCAATAAACctttgatttaattttggaCTAAAATCCCAAATACAGACTTCAAACTTACATAGATAAACAGATAATAATAGATCAATGGGAGGACAGTAAGCACCTTTTCATTTTAGTAGAAAACAATTGGAAAGCAAGTCATTATTGCATCAATATCAAGGATGTACACTTATAATAGTGATGTTAGAATTCAGAATGCTATGTTATTGACTCATTTTCCAAATATGAGATGAGGAAACATAATAGCTTCCATTCAATGTAAATGACTGTAGAGTACATTGTCAACCCAATGTCGATCCTCTTATATAAGCAGGATATTTTGCCATCCTAGGCAGTAATTTATACTCATTTCCAGTAAGTATGGTCAAGAAATTGCTTCATAGTGCCAGAATAAGATTCATATTCATGACTATATGACTAAAgacagaaaaggaaaaaagaaaaaaaaacaacactTAATTATGGCCCTTACCAGCTACCATGTTCAATAGCATCCTCAGCAGAAGTATCCAACATCTCAATCATTGATGGATGAACAAATATGGTAACTAGAGGTATACCATCAGGATACCTGGACTAATTAGAGGCATGAccacaatttgattagataagACCATTGAACAATCTTTAAATATGTGGCATATACTTCTGAAGTCGATCCTAAATTCATCTTTAAAATGTTCTCCAAAAACATAActgaaaaacaaacaataagaTACCTGCAGATACTGGAGAGGCTGGGGAATTCCAAGTTTGAGCAGAACCTCGTAGCTGATAAAAGAATTCTGCAATTCATCAGGGAAACAACAAAAGAATCAAGAAAAGAAGGCTTTCAGAAAAATCTTTACATAAATGAAGAGATAAAATGA
Proteins encoded in this region:
- the LOC100253557 gene encoding E3 UFM1-protein ligase 1 homolog, whose amino-acid sequence is MVFVSCWKWDAHSGEVRPTSLEEKRRKQDRKHKSTYLSVAVPVFVSGPNQRSETMDEELLELQRQLEFAQQVKSSIRLSERNVVELVQKLHELRIIDFDLLHTVSGKEYITPEQLRHEMAAEIKKLGRVSLIDLADFTGVDLYHVENQAQCIVSDDPGLTLIQGEIISDSYWDNVAEEINERLQECSQIALAELAAQLHVGSELLTSMLELRMGTMVKGRLEGGQLYTPVYVARVSSMVRGAARGITVPTNLSALWSSLQQLLQEMNGSGGVAVEGSFFQSLFNGLVKEGEILGSLRAGVHWTPTVFAIAQKESIDSFFSQNSFISYEVLLKLGIPQPLQYLQSRYPDGIPLVTIFVHPSMIEMLDTSAEDAIEHGSWINSLSILPASFGAQDASKILSLCPSVKLALKSNKALILGETYVFSNGFIKDVFDHMEKEMETFSLSGPSMGMVFEDLHSVKEVKAGHDSSRFTELNEPSNESGSNKQSIEKGSKRKKGKTTGNTKTSAAESGPDNQEYVPTKSKKNQRKGKDTSSLRVSDSKTGSKKESDKMKEDNFSIPEEWVMQKITKMVPDFEEQGVDDPEMILRPLADYLRPMLLNSWKERRRALFTENAERMKRVLDNLQKKLDESFLNMQLYVKALDLFEDDQSTSVILHKHLLRTTAASIVDMVLLNLDVHNKLKNGIEVEESQNSESISVTSGERIALAKSLPGSLSARALALVEALEGKRVEIFMTSLDEMAEDSGLLLKKLDKKLERTLLHSYRKDLTSQVSAESDPVSLLPKVVSLLYVQIHNRALQAPGRAISIAVSRLKDKLDDSAYNILMDYHTATVTLLALMSAATDDEQDCTADRILSKRELLESLMPSLKGLVLGTSQS